Proteins encoded in a region of the Neodiprion lecontei isolate iyNeoLeco1 chromosome 5, iyNeoLeco1.1, whole genome shotgun sequence genome:
- the LOC107227501 gene encoding uncharacterized protein LOC107227501 isoform X5, producing MMIVFVYDTARCRREEDDPAEAVIYFHPAWVSLTQRLALAGQLMGVTQFLTTSFSPPRVISLQGGKFVLKKLGQYILAVGTDRNIQDWVIQRRADTLESTLKFYHRDLETISTSLGGDRNRLTEKLYQMFETYLPILQYGANLFTNLPTIKFPKSASNVFLEAIQVLQYCQETSGILGGALFYNNKVVATQLNPELTKQLIVTDPYRIKAPAETVGTEFDLPAGVQLLRVYVERKQVIKLKQDAAGERVYNSYLDPTMKKTMLKKNLSKNNIKDSCTSGMKRDTSRIFTVPEEGELDSMQYDSGAPFYPSLPPTTYSSPAKRKQDVTIDRSKIVNPLTPSVCSTPLKDVNRMLHGTTVLICSGADDCESKAMPENQVLEVENISDIPDLVKEALRCKRANKLRNAPPIEKLEERRFLDKKCLSLPDLNNALHKHTNRVSLRYYSIGLPNLNDNLCSDLCEDSPRKKLPPGKHFYHTITDPSFPIFRSDGSLVSKALYDFNVATHYQELKCGATNVKLPKHTDFFQKFPSMGNDKAAMIEGLHCQVPSVSENNTVSNANVTTEKKTKQEIYRRSMSLPLKSLNAPEEEGREKSSSECGSIFDLPQRKKLDGLQLTPLMSKLSLLADERTSGFCSRETTPNEFRDLSSFSTTTNHLLRSKLDAASKDGSDEEDNLDQDWIYSKTEESSLEKLELFIYGQQNMVLVLLMEENVGNNFDLIHSLWDTCVQVLAKLECKLQRCLEPLPPSDSRELYSVLSVDPQWDTVHRAGLWGVTEIEIVSFLHDRFSKAGNMTDIVVRTEDTVVYGYQCGKLQVFYQQAMAPNMTGGLPTPADLMGVVPLKAKRRLERDHGIVLL from the exons ATGATGATAGTGTTCGTGTACGACACGGCACGGTGTCGCAGAGAAGAAGATGACCCCGCCGAGgctgttatttatttccatCCTGCTTGGGTATCGCTTACTCAAAGGCTCGCGCTCGCTGGTCAATTGATGGGTGTTACACAGTTTCTTACTACATCTTTCTCACCTCCACGAGTAATTTCTCTACAAGGTGgcaaatttgttttaaaaaaattgggaCAGTATATACTA GCAGTTGGAACAGACCGAAATATCCAGGATTGGGTAATCCAGAGACGAGCTGATACTTTGGAATCGACactgaaattttatcatcgtGATCTTGAAACTATATCGACATCACTTGGTGGGGACAGAAACAGACTGActgagaaattatatcaaatgtTTGAAACTTATCTTCCTATACTGCAATACGGTGCCAACTTATTCACCAATCTTCCCACCATCAAATTTCCTAAG aGTGCAAGCAATGTTTTTTTAGAAGCTATACAAGTGCTACAATATTGCCAAGAAACAAGTGGTATTTTAGGTGGTGCCTTGTTCTACAATAATAA GGTTGTGGCTACTCAGTTGAATCCAGAATTGACCAAACAATTAATCGTAACTGATCCGTATCGTATAAAG GCCCCTGCGGAAACTGTAGGAACAGAGTTTGATCTGCCAGCCGGAGTTCAACTCCTCAGAGTCTATGTTGAACGCAAGcaagtaataaaattgaaacaagaTGCAGCTGGCGAACGCGTCTATAATTCGTATCTCGATCCcacgatgaaaaaaacaatgctgAAAAAG aatttaTCGAAGAACAACATAAAGGATTCCTGCACCTCGGGTATGAAACGTGATACGTCACGCATATTCACAGTACCGGAAGAAGGAGAATTGGACTCGATGCAGTATGATAGCGGTGCACCTTTCTACCCCTCCCTGCCTCCCACAACATATAGCTCACCAGCAAAACGAAAGCAGGATGTTACAATAGATCGCTCCAAGATTGTAAACCCGTTGACGCCTAGTGTTTGTTCTACACCTTTGAAGGATGTTAACAGAATGCTTCATGGGACCACAGTATTGATCTGCAGCGGTGCGGATGATTGTGAAAGCAAAGCTATGCCTGAAAATCAAGTTCTTGAAGTAGAAAATATCAGCGACATCCCAGACCTTGTCAAAGAAGCACTAAGGTGCAAAAGAGCAAACAAACTAAGGAATGCACCTCCTATCGAAAAGCTGGAAGAACGTAGATTTCTCGATAAAAAATGTCTTAGTTTGCCAGACCTGAATAACGCATTACACAAACATACGAACAGAGTATCTCTTAGGTACTATAGTATAGGATTACCAAATTTGAATGACAACCTTTGCTCTGACCTCTGCGAGGATTCACCTCGGAAAAAACTTCCACCTGGAAAACACTTTTACCATACAATTACAGACCCAAGCTTCCCAATATTCAGATCCGATGGTTCACTGGTTTCCAAAGCTTTGTACGATTTCAATGTTGCTACACATTATCAGGAACTCAAGTGTGGTGCAACCAATGTAAAGTTGCCTAAACATAcagattttttccaaaaatttccatCAATGGGGAACGATAAGGCAGCTATGATAGAAGGATTACATTGTCAAGTTCCGTCCGTTTCTGAGAATAACACTGTTTCTAATGCTAACGTAAcaacagagaaaaaaacgaaacaagaaATTTATCGTCGATCTATGAGTTTACCTCTCAAATCTCTAAATGCTCCAGAAGAAGAGGGTAGGGAAAAATCGTCTTCGGAATGCGGCAGCATTTTCGATTTAcctcaaagaaaaaaacttgacgGATTACAGTTAACGCCGTTAATGTCAAAGCTTAGTTTACTAGCGGACGAACGTACGAGCGGATTTTGCAGTAGGGAAACTACACCAAATGAATTTCGTGACTTGTCAAGTTTCTCTACAACGACAAACCATTTGCTCAGAAGCAAACTGGATGCAGCAAGCAAAGACGGGAGTGACGAGGAAGACAATCTAGACCAAGACTGGATTTATTCCAAGACGGAGGAAAGTTCCCTGGAAAAACTTGAACTTTTTATTTATGGTCAGCAAAACATGGTCCTAGTATTGTTAATGGAAGAAAATGTTGGCAACAATTTCGACCTCATACATTCCCTA TGGGATACTTGTGTTCAAGTTCTCGCGAAACTAGAGTGTAAACTTCAACGATGTCTAGAACCTCTACCACCCAGTGATAGCAGAGAATTGTACAGCGTCCTCAGTGTAGATCCACAATGGGATACAGTCCACCGTGCCGGTCTCTGGGGTGTCACAGAGATAGAAATTGTCTCATTTCTTCACGACAGATTCAGTAAAGCTGGTAACATGACAGACATTGTAGTGAG AACTGAAGACACGGTCGTATACGGATACCAGTGCGGAAAGCTGCAAGTTTTTTATCAGCAAGCTATGGCACCCAATATGACTGGCGGACTACCTACACCAGCAGATCTAATGGGTGTTGTTCCTCTCAAGGCTAAGCGAAGACTGGAGAGAGATCATGGCATAGTTTTGCTGTAA